From the Hoplias malabaricus isolate fHopMal1 chromosome 6, fHopMal1.hap1, whole genome shotgun sequence genome, the window TTATTGGTTCAACTTTGTGAACACTCTGCTCATCATAAAGTATAGATTTTTGTTTCTTCTCTGTTGCCAGCACCACTCCATTGGAAGCTGAACAGTGAGGGAAACAAGGAcaaaagcattaaaataaaaaaacttgaTTTTACAATGTTTCAAGCAGACTGGTAGTGTTCTGGTTTATGGTACTAAAATGATCCTCGGTGGACAATTGCAAAACCTTGGAGATAGAAAAGAATGAATTACCTTTGATTCCTACAGAGGGAGCTCCCGCCGCCACAGCTGCCAGGGCATACTCAATCTGCACTAGTTTGCCAGAAGGGctgaaaggaaaaagaaaaaaaaacaatgttaaagGGGCCTAAATAATACGGAGCCCTGGAGGGGACGttggtaaaaaaataataatgaattcaaGTGAACGATTTACAATTCACTCGAATGAACTAAAACGTGCACACGAATTGCACTTCGTTCACTCTAATTAAAACGTGTGAAAGAATTGTAAATCGTTCACttaaattcatatttttttttaacccacgTCCCCTCCCGGGCTCCGTAAGGTAACCTGTCTAAACAACACCGAAACTATCGGATGGAGGACACATAAGCAAATACTAAgcccatctattgctctgcataccccccccccccctttcatcctgtttctcaatggccagaaaccccacagagcaggtatgatttgggtggtggatcatgtgTGTTGTACTGTTATGAGTGTATCAGACAGCAGCGTCGCTGTAGTTTTTAACAGTTATTTTGATATCCAATCAGATTAATTGTCACATCACATAACAGAAATGGAAAAACATAGGTGCGTAGTCCCCACAGTAGTAAaaaataagatatatatatacatacatacattttttatattatattttagaaaattctcagtccagcagtgacactaagaaCACTAGCCCTGCTGAATCTGATCCACTTTTTGAAAGAAAGGAGAAGACCGGCAGTTTCAAAGTGGAGTCATACTGACTGCTTCTAGTTTATaaaaatttctctctcttttcattgCATGTTCTCTTATACTCTATTTCAtactctgtttctgtctctctctagcgTGACACTGCATCACAGAGCAAGGCACACACAACAGATTTACTCAGCGCTGTATATTGGCCAGATTACGAGTCTATCCCAGTCTTTACATGACTGGACAGTGACGGTGTGGCTAGCGGTATCCAGGCCGAATATATGAGTGTTTTACCTGAATGTAGTGAGGGAGAAACTGTAGCCCCGCTCCGCCATCTTTACTCCGCTTCGAGacgcacacagacactttcCGGTCGCCGATTAAGTCAAAGTAAAAGCAAtcagcaattttatttttattttacattaagcaaaaacacacaaaaaacactcttttgtgtaaaatgtaaaaattaatttttataatttggaataaaaatgtgaaaatattgtgTACAGACCTAATCATttgcaaatgtatttttattttaatgctttaagatcaaatatttataaattttaAATGCTAATTTTTGTTCCGTTATTTATTGAACATTTAATGGTGAATATGCGAGAGGACTGATCAATGTATATGTGGCATATTATTTAAGTGTTCTTGGGGGTGATTGAAGGtgtgtaaatacatttaatatctTTTAACCAACATGTTTCTTTCGTAAGGCATTTTAAACAGTTACAGTTGTATATATAGAATACAGAAATATAGGATTTATCTTCTTCTCTAATGGACCTGTaaaaaagtgattttctgaATGATAAAGATATACAATGATAAATTGATTACGTCATTTACAGGCCGGGAGGGAAGGCTTTTATTGTGGATCTCTGGCGGAAGTTGGGTGTTATACGTTCTTGGCCTCAGCGACTCTCAGCTGTAGCTCCTCCTGCGCCGAGGTATTGTCTCGAAAACATTTCTTAATCACACCGTTCAGAGATATAAGCCTTTGTTTCGGTCTTATagtagtgtctgtgtgtgcttgtgCTCTATTTGTTGGGTGGTAGCCTGTGGTGGAGCGTGTGCTTGGCTGTGGAGGCAGTGTGAGTGCGGGGTGGAGGAAACGGAGAGCACGGGGATGGCGGCGGCTCTTTATGGCGGACGCCTTAACTCTCACGCACCGCTCTCCGAGCCTGGCCTGCTTCATCCTGTCGAGGGCTGATACATATTATTCTCTGTTAACACGAGTCGATTAATGGACAATTACATGGGTCTCGTTAATATCACTAATGTCGGCCTATATTTCGGTTCCATGTCTGAGAGTGTCGTGTTAGTACACGATAACACCGCCGCTCCGTGTCTGTTTTACATTATACGTGAAGTCGTTTTTATTTCTGCGATATAATAGAGAACGGTACCTGTATAAAACTGCGCTAGCAGGCCCTTAACCGAGTTGGACCTCTTCAGTGGCGTTAGGTAATGTTACACTGACGGTAATTATATAAACGCTGCTATCGATCTAAAAATAGAAGCTTACTCTACATTAGTTATAGGAAGTTCGCTAGTATTGTGTTTGGCAAGGGTCACGCCACTGGAAATGTTGTTTCATGATAATGATTGTTATTGCCCATGTATAAAGTTCAGCAAGAGTAACTGATAGTTACAaagtcattaaaaaataaatacaacttgTAGCCCATTATAAACACTGTTCAGAGTAAACACCATCTACTCTTAACAAATATCCAATCTTCCTTTGATGCATGCTTTAAACGAATTTAATGTTCTTCAGGTTGTGTTCAAATTGAATACTAAATGAATCTATATAAATgtccaaaatgtgtgtgtttttttttttgtttgtttgtttttttcccccacatgCTTTGTTTAAATTGTTAACAATTTGCTGTAAAGGTTCTTGTTTTGATTAGGACAGTATATGATGTGTTTCTAGGGAAAGCCATGGCTCGTGGGCAGCAGAAGATTCAGTCCCAGCAGAAGAACGCCAAAAAGGCAGCAGAGAAGAAAAAGGCCCAGGGAGCAGATCAGAAGACTGCTGCCAAAGCTGCTCTTGTCCACACATGCCCTGTTTGCAGGGTAAATCTATAATGTTATCACAAAATAAACTGTTATGTTTAGTCCATATGTTGAAAGactttgtcaaaaaaaaaaaaaaaaaaaatctgctttaTTCCCTATAGACACAGATGCCAGACCCAAAGACATTTAAACAGCATTTTGAAAGCAAACATCCCAAGTCTCCAATGCCCCCTGAGCTGGTGGATGTGCAGGCATAAAGGATACAAGGAATTAACTATCATTTGGGGTGAGTCAAACACTACATTCATGTTTTCTCTTCTGTGGCAGTTTTATTTGTACGTTTGTTGTCATTGCAAAGTGAATATAGTTTTCATTGTGATGTAgcgggtggtttgggtactcgtGGGCTGGGCAGAAATTCTGTGGcagcaggtaggaagagagtggggtgggtcctgtgtgaagctctaatggaaaCTTTCTATCTTGTCCTGTGAGTGATTATAATTCACTGATTATACATTAATGTATTTCACAGACCCTGCGGAAAGAAATGATGCGATTCAGCTTGGCCAACTGATTCAACTCATCTGGACATATAGTGACAGGACACTTAATGGATGGACTAAAGCACACCAGCACCCGtttggttttatatttttatatgtatcCTGCCTTTTATTTAGGCTGACCGCCATTTCAAGTGTGCTACATGCCCTAACAGCCTCACTGTCATGCCCCATCGAACCCCTCAATATTTACACACCACTAACTTTCAAGTTTACTTCTGTTCTTTGACGATTCTTTAAGGTTTGAAACCATACTAACCACAATGCACAGATTATCTCAGATACTCTTCAATGATACTCATGtctttttctgttctttcaACATAAGCCATAGTTAGGAATGGCATCACTGTGGAAATGAACAACAATGGCCAGGATTGTGATAGTTAGATCAGTTAAGTTTGGCAAGAATAATCTTCAAAGCAACAAATTATGTTCTTATGCAAAGTACTTTGGATGATGTCTAGACGCCCAGAAATTGCCTAATGTTTGAGACCCCCCCCACTCCTATGGTTTTCAATAAATGTATGAACATATAGTCAAAAATGTGTCCTTGTGAAGGTGCATATTGGTGTTTTGACTtggattatttctttattttttagacGGTAAATATTGCAACTCACTATTTCACAGAGGGTATTACAatgggggattttttttttttttttttttaaagtttcaaaAATGTTTGGGGAATAGTGCTTTCAGGCTTATGCTAGAGCCATTGAAATTTAATTCACAGAGCAGGcttatgtttgttttcatatttgcGTTTATGGATATGACGAATACAGTTGAAGAATGATAAAAGCTTTTATTGCATACCTAATATTAGTAAATGGTTGTGTGAAATCTCTGCACGCAAATGCAGTACCAATTTAGGAATCCACTGGAGTACTTGGAATTTACCCCTGCAAGACCATTCTTGATGCTTTGCAGCCCAACTGCAGTGTTGCGGTAGAATGACTTGCTATATTTTCTAATGTGTAACAGTAATTTGTTGTGAAAGCTTTGGGAATCTTGGCCAAATTTATCAGGCTATGTCTTTGTAGAATCTGTATGTACCAcacatcccccccccccacgtACAGAAAAATTAGATGACTAGCATTTAATTCACTTTGTATAGTTGTTAATGTGAAAATTAAAAGCTCTATTAAAGACATTTAATATGTACCCACTTGTTTGTGATGCTAATGCATAAATGTTAGCtacaaatatgaatatttatggaGCTGGCTGTTCTTGGGGTACAGCAGTAGCTGTCAGTACAGTTCTTCAGAGACTGCACAAAACCACTAAAGGGAAATTaccattttcctgttttatttcattttcaataGCAGATGTGAACAAAGTCACACAGTGTGGTTTGATATGAAATGATCTGTTGTAGAGAAACTGAAATGCTTATTTACAGGAATCATACATCTGTGTTTTATACCTTTTTAAAAACTGGCCTGAAACATTTCTTAAACAAGCAACATTATACCTTAGGTACTGAATGCTAGATGTTTTCAGAAAGTGTTTCTTTAGCAAGGAGCAGTTATAATGACATGGTTATGCTTTGATAGAACTAGCCCTTAAAAATATGAGAGAATGTCAAATACAATTTATCATTGTCTTCTAGATGTAAGGCCTGGTATGGCTGCAGTTCTCTGATGTGCAGTAAAAACAACCAGTGAGACCCATTTCACTCAATTCTAAAGTGGTTGTGTATCTCATAAAAACATGATGATGGTCATGCCccacaattatatatttttgttttttggaggaGGCGAGGGATAGTTTTCTTACTATTTAATGGTAATATTGTACAACAGTAAGGTTCTCTAGCAAGATTCTTAACATACTTTTTCTGTAACCGGACTAGAAATCAAAGTTATTCTGAATAACGGCTTCTCACAGATGCCCACAGGAAATCCCCTGAACAGTCAATCATCAAAAATGTGCCATTGCTATTACAGCCGCTGTAGCTAAGTGCTAATCCAGTTTGTTTACCTGGAATACACAGCTGTGACATGTTAAAATCATAGCTTTACACCTAATTCTACAGCACCACCTGAATACAACAATGTGACGATTTATAATACTGCAAGAAGTGTTCAGCCTAGTTATTTAAAATAGTACACATTGAAaggaattaaaaatatatatccttCAGAAGACATTATATTAAgtcaaatcattttttaaattccgTGTCTAAAGCAGCTCAAGTAAACTTTTGGTGTACACTGATTCTCCTTTGTAGAGTTTGTTCTTGTTTAATGATCATTTCTAGTGTTAACCCTAACCCTGGAGTATTCTGAAAAACTCAAATCAACGAATTATGGGATGGGCACTTATTGTTCAGGAATTCAATCTTGACATTCGTTATAGAAAAGGGTCAGATGATGTTTTGGCTGATGCTCTTTCTCAGGTTTGAAATTTTGAGAGTTATGTCctgtgttgtattttttatttatttatttatttagagagtttgtgggttttttcctctctgtctctccctcttttctgaGACTATTATTATTGCAGGTGAATACTCTTCTGGTGCTGATTTGCTGCCTGTTGCTCCACCCACATGCCCTACTTCCCACTGGTTGGTTCTGATGGTTTCTTCTATCTGGGTCAAAAAACTGGTCCAGCTCACTGCCCAACAGTGTCAGACCAaactcttatttttttttttttcattcggTTGTGATTCTATAACAGGATTTGTAGGGGATATCTGCCTTTCTATTTATTCTTTTGGGCTCTGTTTTTGGTGAGAATAGACAGGGcagatatttgtatttttatttttctctatgTTTACTTAGTAGAGTTGATTTCTTTCTTTAGAATAATTGTTGGCTTGTGATCACTCTGAAGGTATATCATCCTGTTTTCCAACAAGCTTTTAAAGCTGGCAATTAGGCAATACTGAATTTGAATACCAATAAATTATTGCACTTATTATTTGTGGGATTTTCTTGGTATGTATTGAGTTTTGGTCTGAGGCTGAGTGGGCAGCCTTCtaaaactttttatttatttatttttaacgtCCAACCCCTAGAGGAGATAATAATAACATTCCCAGAAAAGTAGAAGCTGCTCTTGCCACAAAATACAGCACTTATTTTCAGgcaaaatgttggatgagcaggtgtccactaATTATAGTGAATATTtgattaataaaatatgaagaTTTAACCTTAAATCCAGTTCTTTGATTGTTTGGACTGTGAGCATTACTGATTTTATCATTGCTGATTTTTTAATCTTTGAAATaggttgttattgtttttatttcaagTTTTATGCAATAATACTCCATAATAAACATCGAGCATTAATTATGCTTTGTTGCTCTCCTCTCAGTTTCCCAGTGTATCTCCACTAGCTGCTCTCTCTTTCAaggctctgtctctgtctggcTTTATCTCTGCTACTGTATATTTGCTCTGTACTGATTGTTGGTTTCTGACAATAAACATTATGgtcagctggatattttggttGGCAGACTGGGTCATGACCTCTAAAAGCTAAGAATAGAATATACACTGCACACTTTCCTCAAAACCAACAGTCCTTGCCTTCTTTGAAAGATCTTAAAAAGCAATGGCTAtggatttttgtttgtgtgtgtgtgagctaaATGTCAGAGTCTGAATCTGACTCAAAGTTTAGTTTCTTTTCCAGTGCATTCTATCAGAtatctatttaaaaatgtatatttgatATTCATCAGTACCACAATATGCGAAGGACCATTTATTATTtaagataaagagaaaatataatgTCTCATCAATTTTCTGCAGGTAGGTGGCAGTATAACTCAGCAAATAGGCCTTCAGACAAGCAGCATTATAGAATATTgccttttgtaaatatatagtgACAAAAAGACTTTAATTCCAATTAGTCAAAGTGTcatatatacacagatcagtCAGAACATTGTGACCAAACACTCTGTCCACCTCCCGCGTGTGTTCacctgtagatgtaaagtcagagacagtagctcagctgttgctgcagtttgtggtGGTTGTtctctagtcctttatcagtgggACACAGGACAGACTTGGctggatatattttttttattggtggactattctcagttcagcagtgactttgaggtctttaaaaattccagtagcactgctgtgccagatcctacaacacacactatcacaccacCACGatgtcagtgccactgcagtgctgacaatgatccaccactcaaatcatacctgccttGTGGTGATCCTGACCAGTaatgaacagggtgaaagtaagcaaacaaagtatg encodes:
- the zgc:91910 gene encoding zinc finger protein 706-like, with the translated sequence MARGQQKIQSQQKNAKKAAEKKKAQGADQKTAAKAALVHTCPVCRTQMPDPKTFKQHFESKHPKSPMPPELVDVQA